A single genomic interval of Malania oleifera isolate guangnan ecotype guangnan chromosome 11, ASM2987363v1, whole genome shotgun sequence harbors:
- the LOC131168583 gene encoding ribonuclease MRP protein subunit POP4 isoform X1 produces the protein MAAEPVVQDQRKHTLEALERRFAVAKAELTQQQHKNKRQFREDQRDIHSIGSSSTGPSLHLTDASISPSPTASSKKGNFSFSGYTTLQDAEATGPAYSQLSHPVHENLLTENVKMSSRTGSTVNNILHEMLQKGDSAQKYMQGSKSLKIDNWILLDNFIQGRGASYAACTKVLQNQSKRSKKHLSISQHKKLGSFDLPQELHKFDFFKPMHEMWKDYMMQLLRNTGKNQLAQCLLNADLHGAIILVVECKISAFTGARGIMIRETAETFGIISQDNKFRVVPKKVSVFIFQVDCWKITLNGDKLTSRTLRSS, from the exons ATGGCAGCTGAACCAGTTGTTCAAGATCAAAGAAAACACACTTTGGAGGCATTAGAACGCAGGTTTGCTGTTGCCAAAGCTGAGCTTACTCAACAACAGCATAAGAACAAGCGGCAATTTCGTGAAGATCAGAGAGACATTCATAGCATCGGTTCCTCATCCACTGGTCCTTCATTACATCTAACTGATGCATCAATCTCACCCAGCCCAACTGCCTCATCTAAGAaag GGAATTTTTCCTTTTCGGGCTATACAACATTACAAG ATGCAGAAGCAACTGGTCCGGCGTATAGTCAGCTCTCTCACCCTGTACATGAGAATCTGTTGACAGAAAATGTTAAG ATGTCTAGCAGAACAGGGAGCACAGTTAATAACATTTTGCATGAGATGCTACAGAAAGGTGATTCAGCTCAGAAATACATGCAGGGATCTAAAAGTTTGAAAATTGATAATTGGATCCTTCTTGATAATTTTATACAAGGACGTGGTGCATCTTATGCGGCTTGCACCAAGGTTTTGCAAAACCAATCAAAGCGTTCAAAAAAACACTTGTCCATAAGCCAACATAAAAAGCTTGGATCATTTGATTTGCCTCAGGAGCTCCATAA ATTTGATTTTTTCAAACCAATGCATGAGATGTGGAAAGATTACATGATGCAACTTCTTAGAAATACTGG GAAAAATCAGTTGGCTCAATGTCTTCTCAATGCAGACCTACATGGTGCTATAATTCTAG TTGTTGAGTGTAAAATATCTGCCTTCACTGGAGCAAGGGGTATTATGATTCGTGAAACTGCAGAAACTTTTGGGATAATTTCACAAGACAATAAATTTCGAG TTGTGCCCAAGAAAGTTTCAGTCTTTATATTCCAagttgattgctggaaaattacATTGAATGGAGACAAACTCACTTCGAGAACTTTGCGCTCCTCATAA
- the LOC131168583 gene encoding ribonuclease MRP protein subunit POP4 isoform X3 — MAAEPVVQDQRKHTLEALERRFAVAKAELTQQQHKNKRQFREDQRDIHSIGSSSTGPSLHLTDASISPSPTASSKKGNFSFSGYTTLQDAEATGPAYSQLSHPVHENLLTENVKMSSRTGSTVNNILHEMLQKGDSAQKYMQGSKSLKIDNWILLDNFIQGRGASYAACTKVLQNQSKRSKKHLSISQHKKLGSFDLPQELHKFDFFKPMHEMWKDYMMQLLRNTGKNQLAQCLLNADLHGAIILVVECKISAFTGARGIMIRETAETFGIISQDNKFRGRSPSRKC; from the exons ATGGCAGCTGAACCAGTTGTTCAAGATCAAAGAAAACACACTTTGGAGGCATTAGAACGCAGGTTTGCTGTTGCCAAAGCTGAGCTTACTCAACAACAGCATAAGAACAAGCGGCAATTTCGTGAAGATCAGAGAGACATTCATAGCATCGGTTCCTCATCCACTGGTCCTTCATTACATCTAACTGATGCATCAATCTCACCCAGCCCAACTGCCTCATCTAAGAaag GGAATTTTTCCTTTTCGGGCTATACAACATTACAAG ATGCAGAAGCAACTGGTCCGGCGTATAGTCAGCTCTCTCACCCTGTACATGAGAATCTGTTGACAGAAAATGTTAAG ATGTCTAGCAGAACAGGGAGCACAGTTAATAACATTTTGCATGAGATGCTACAGAAAGGTGATTCAGCTCAGAAATACATGCAGGGATCTAAAAGTTTGAAAATTGATAATTGGATCCTTCTTGATAATTTTATACAAGGACGTGGTGCATCTTATGCGGCTTGCACCAAGGTTTTGCAAAACCAATCAAAGCGTTCAAAAAAACACTTGTCCATAAGCCAACATAAAAAGCTTGGATCATTTGATTTGCCTCAGGAGCTCCATAA ATTTGATTTTTTCAAACCAATGCATGAGATGTGGAAAGATTACATGATGCAACTTCTTAGAAATACTGG GAAAAATCAGTTGGCTCAATGTCTTCTCAATGCAGACCTACATGGTGCTATAATTCTAG TTGTTGAGTGTAAAATATCTGCCTTCACTGGAGCAAGGGGTATTATGATTCGTGAAACTGCAGAAACTTTTGGGATAATTTCACAAGACAATAAATTTCGAG GCAGGTCTCCTTCAAGGAAATGTTGA
- the LOC131168583 gene encoding ribonuclease MRP protein subunit POP4 isoform X5: MAAEPVVQDQRKHTLEALERRFAVAKAELTQQQHKNKRQFREDQRDIHSIGSSSTGPSLHLTDASISPSPTASSKKGNFSFSGYTTLQDAEATGPAYSQLSHPVHENLLTENVKMSSRTGSTVNNILHEMLQKGDSAQKYMQGSKSLKIDNWILLDNFIQGRGASYAACTKVLQNQSKRSKKHLSISQHKKLGSFDLPQELHKKNQLAQCLLNADLHGAIILVVECKISAFTGARGIMIRETAETFGIISQDNKFRGRSPSRKC, from the exons ATGGCAGCTGAACCAGTTGTTCAAGATCAAAGAAAACACACTTTGGAGGCATTAGAACGCAGGTTTGCTGTTGCCAAAGCTGAGCTTACTCAACAACAGCATAAGAACAAGCGGCAATTTCGTGAAGATCAGAGAGACATTCATAGCATCGGTTCCTCATCCACTGGTCCTTCATTACATCTAACTGATGCATCAATCTCACCCAGCCCAACTGCCTCATCTAAGAaag GGAATTTTTCCTTTTCGGGCTATACAACATTACAAG ATGCAGAAGCAACTGGTCCGGCGTATAGTCAGCTCTCTCACCCTGTACATGAGAATCTGTTGACAGAAAATGTTAAG ATGTCTAGCAGAACAGGGAGCACAGTTAATAACATTTTGCATGAGATGCTACAGAAAGGTGATTCAGCTCAGAAATACATGCAGGGATCTAAAAGTTTGAAAATTGATAATTGGATCCTTCTTGATAATTTTATACAAGGACGTGGTGCATCTTATGCGGCTTGCACCAAGGTTTTGCAAAACCAATCAAAGCGTTCAAAAAAACACTTGTCCATAAGCCAACATAAAAAGCTTGGATCATTTGATTTGCCTCAGGAGCTCCATAA GAAAAATCAGTTGGCTCAATGTCTTCTCAATGCAGACCTACATGGTGCTATAATTCTAG TTGTTGAGTGTAAAATATCTGCCTTCACTGGAGCAAGGGGTATTATGATTCGTGAAACTGCAGAAACTTTTGGGATAATTTCACAAGACAATAAATTTCGAG GCAGGTCTCCTTCAAGGAAATGTTGA
- the LOC131168583 gene encoding ribonuclease MRP protein subunit POP4 isoform X4, translating into MAAEPVVQDQRKHTLEALERRFAVAKAELTQQQHKNKRQFREDQRDIHSIGSSSTGPSLHLTDASISPSPTASSKKGNFSFSGYTTLQDAEATGPAYSQLSHPVHENLLTENVKMSSRTGSTVNNILHEMLQKGDSAQKYMQGSKSLKIDNWILLDNFIQGRGASYAACTKVLQNQSKRSKKHLSISQHKKLGSFDLPQELHKFDFFKPMHEMWKDYMMQLLRNTGKNQLAQCLLNADLHGAIILVVECKISAFTGARGIMIRETAETFGIISQDNKFRASRCP; encoded by the exons ATGGCAGCTGAACCAGTTGTTCAAGATCAAAGAAAACACACTTTGGAGGCATTAGAACGCAGGTTTGCTGTTGCCAAAGCTGAGCTTACTCAACAACAGCATAAGAACAAGCGGCAATTTCGTGAAGATCAGAGAGACATTCATAGCATCGGTTCCTCATCCACTGGTCCTTCATTACATCTAACTGATGCATCAATCTCACCCAGCCCAACTGCCTCATCTAAGAaag GGAATTTTTCCTTTTCGGGCTATACAACATTACAAG ATGCAGAAGCAACTGGTCCGGCGTATAGTCAGCTCTCTCACCCTGTACATGAGAATCTGTTGACAGAAAATGTTAAG ATGTCTAGCAGAACAGGGAGCACAGTTAATAACATTTTGCATGAGATGCTACAGAAAGGTGATTCAGCTCAGAAATACATGCAGGGATCTAAAAGTTTGAAAATTGATAATTGGATCCTTCTTGATAATTTTATACAAGGACGTGGTGCATCTTATGCGGCTTGCACCAAGGTTTTGCAAAACCAATCAAAGCGTTCAAAAAAACACTTGTCCATAAGCCAACATAAAAAGCTTGGATCATTTGATTTGCCTCAGGAGCTCCATAA ATTTGATTTTTTCAAACCAATGCATGAGATGTGGAAAGATTACATGATGCAACTTCTTAGAAATACTGG GAAAAATCAGTTGGCTCAATGTCTTCTCAATGCAGACCTACATGGTGCTATAATTCTAG TTGTTGAGTGTAAAATATCTGCCTTCACTGGAGCAAGGGGTATTATGATTCGTGAAACTGCAGAAACTTTTGGGATAATTTCACAAGACAATAAATTTCGAG CTTCCAGGTGCCCATAA
- the LOC131168583 gene encoding ribonuclease MRP protein subunit POP4 isoform X2, with protein sequence MAAEPVVQDQRKHTLEALERRFAVAKAELTQQQHKNKRQFREDQRDIHSIGSSSTGPSLHLTDASISPSPTASSKKGNFSFSGYTTLQDAEATGPAYSQLSHPVHENLLTENVKMSSRTGSTVNNILHEMLQKGDSAQKYMQGSKSLKIDNWILLDNFIQGRGASYAACTKVLQNQSKRSKKHLSISQHKKLGSFDLPQELHKKNQLAQCLLNADLHGAIILVVECKISAFTGARGIMIRETAETFGIISQDNKFRVVPKKVSVFIFQVDCWKITLNGDKLTSRTLRSS encoded by the exons ATGGCAGCTGAACCAGTTGTTCAAGATCAAAGAAAACACACTTTGGAGGCATTAGAACGCAGGTTTGCTGTTGCCAAAGCTGAGCTTACTCAACAACAGCATAAGAACAAGCGGCAATTTCGTGAAGATCAGAGAGACATTCATAGCATCGGTTCCTCATCCACTGGTCCTTCATTACATCTAACTGATGCATCAATCTCACCCAGCCCAACTGCCTCATCTAAGAaag GGAATTTTTCCTTTTCGGGCTATACAACATTACAAG ATGCAGAAGCAACTGGTCCGGCGTATAGTCAGCTCTCTCACCCTGTACATGAGAATCTGTTGACAGAAAATGTTAAG ATGTCTAGCAGAACAGGGAGCACAGTTAATAACATTTTGCATGAGATGCTACAGAAAGGTGATTCAGCTCAGAAATACATGCAGGGATCTAAAAGTTTGAAAATTGATAATTGGATCCTTCTTGATAATTTTATACAAGGACGTGGTGCATCTTATGCGGCTTGCACCAAGGTTTTGCAAAACCAATCAAAGCGTTCAAAAAAACACTTGTCCATAAGCCAACATAAAAAGCTTGGATCATTTGATTTGCCTCAGGAGCTCCATAA GAAAAATCAGTTGGCTCAATGTCTTCTCAATGCAGACCTACATGGTGCTATAATTCTAG TTGTTGAGTGTAAAATATCTGCCTTCACTGGAGCAAGGGGTATTATGATTCGTGAAACTGCAGAAACTTTTGGGATAATTTCACAAGACAATAAATTTCGAG TTGTGCCCAAGAAAGTTTCAGTCTTTATATTCCAagttgattgctggaaaattacATTGAATGGAGACAAACTCACTTCGAGAACTTTGCGCTCCTCATAA
- the LOC131168583 gene encoding ribonuclease MRP protein subunit POP4 isoform X6 — MAAEPVVQDQRKHTLEALERRFAVAKAELTQQQHKNKRQFREDQRDIHSIGSSSTGPSLHLTDASISPSPTASSKKGNFSFSGYTTLQDAEATGPAYSQLSHPVHENLLTENVKMSSRTGSTVNNILHEMLQKGDSAQKYMQGSKSLKIDNWILLDNFIQGRGASYAACTKVLQNQSKRSKKHLSISQHKKLGSFDLPQELHKKNQLAQCLLNADLHGAIILVVECKISAFTGARGIMIRETAETFGIISQDNKFRASRCP, encoded by the exons ATGGCAGCTGAACCAGTTGTTCAAGATCAAAGAAAACACACTTTGGAGGCATTAGAACGCAGGTTTGCTGTTGCCAAAGCTGAGCTTACTCAACAACAGCATAAGAACAAGCGGCAATTTCGTGAAGATCAGAGAGACATTCATAGCATCGGTTCCTCATCCACTGGTCCTTCATTACATCTAACTGATGCATCAATCTCACCCAGCCCAACTGCCTCATCTAAGAaag GGAATTTTTCCTTTTCGGGCTATACAACATTACAAG ATGCAGAAGCAACTGGTCCGGCGTATAGTCAGCTCTCTCACCCTGTACATGAGAATCTGTTGACAGAAAATGTTAAG ATGTCTAGCAGAACAGGGAGCACAGTTAATAACATTTTGCATGAGATGCTACAGAAAGGTGATTCAGCTCAGAAATACATGCAGGGATCTAAAAGTTTGAAAATTGATAATTGGATCCTTCTTGATAATTTTATACAAGGACGTGGTGCATCTTATGCGGCTTGCACCAAGGTTTTGCAAAACCAATCAAAGCGTTCAAAAAAACACTTGTCCATAAGCCAACATAAAAAGCTTGGATCATTTGATTTGCCTCAGGAGCTCCATAA GAAAAATCAGTTGGCTCAATGTCTTCTCAATGCAGACCTACATGGTGCTATAATTCTAG TTGTTGAGTGTAAAATATCTGCCTTCACTGGAGCAAGGGGTATTATGATTCGTGAAACTGCAGAAACTTTTGGGATAATTTCACAAGACAATAAATTTCGAG CTTCCAGGTGCCCATAA